A stretch of the Archangium violaceum genome encodes the following:
- a CDS encoding purine-nucleoside phosphorylase, with protein MGLYEQVQETVRAIRHRAGSVAPRVGIILGSGLGGFADGFEDKVTIPYAELPHFPHSSVPGHAGRLVLGRVRGEPAVAMQGRVHVYEGHTPTQVAFPARVLCALGIHTLVVTNAAGGVNLDFQPGDLMVITDHLNLSGFNPLNGPNDERLGPRFPDMTTAYPADLRARLLESGQRVGVALKQGVYAILAGPSYETPAEIRMLRVLGADAVGMSTVPEVIAANHMGVRVAGVSCITNLAAGIGGKPLSHEEVAETANRVKDLFTRLLEDFLPTVSRAGASRGI; from the coding sequence TGGGGCTCTACGAACAGGTGCAGGAGACGGTACGGGCCATCCGGCACCGGGCGGGGAGTGTCGCTCCCAGGGTGGGCATCATCCTCGGCAGCGGGTTGGGCGGCTTCGCCGACGGCTTCGAGGACAAGGTCACCATTCCGTACGCGGAGCTCCCGCACTTTCCCCACTCGTCGGTGCCGGGCCACGCGGGCCGGCTCGTCCTGGGGCGCGTGCGAGGCGAGCCGGCGGTGGCCATGCAGGGCCGCGTGCACGTCTACGAGGGCCATACCCCGACCCAGGTGGCCTTCCCCGCGCGGGTGCTGTGCGCGCTCGGCATCCACACCCTGGTGGTGACCAACGCCGCGGGGGGCGTGAACCTGGACTTCCAACCGGGCGACCTGATGGTCATCACCGACCATCTCAACCTCTCGGGGTTCAACCCGCTCAACGGGCCCAACGACGAGCGCCTGGGGCCACGCTTCCCGGACATGACGACCGCCTATCCGGCCGACCTCCGGGCGCGGCTGCTGGAGTCGGGGCAGCGCGTGGGCGTGGCGCTCAAGCAGGGCGTCTACGCCATCCTCGCCGGCCCGTCCTACGAGACGCCGGCGGAGATCCGCATGCTGCGCGTCCTGGGCGCCGACGCGGTGGGAATGAGTACCGTGCCCGAGGTCATCGCCGCCAACCACATGGGCGTGCGCGTGGCGGGCGTGAGCTGCATCACCAACCTGGCGGCGGGCATTGGTGGGAAGCCCTTGTCTCACGAAGAGGTGGCGGAGACGGCGAACCGGGTGAAGGATCTCTTCACCCGGCTCCTCGAGGATTTCCTGCCCACGGTGTCCCGCGCTGGAGCGAGTAGAGGCATATGA
- a CDS encoding PilZ domain-containing protein, whose protein sequence is MSEQSKERNQRPVEDRRESPRVSMRIRVRRAGTSDAFESREGNISLGGFAWFGWAMPVGTKVEARFSLPGSDEELQVRGEVLHVGHGSRGSSAHVRFLELSAEAELRIARYIDEIELAESKARGGA, encoded by the coding sequence ATGAGCGAGCAGTCCAAGGAACGGAACCAGCGGCCGGTGGAAGACCGGCGTGAATCCCCTCGCGTGTCGATGCGCATCCGCGTGAGGCGGGCGGGCACCTCGGACGCGTTCGAGTCCCGGGAGGGCAACATCTCACTGGGGGGCTTCGCCTGGTTCGGCTGGGCCATGCCGGTGGGCACGAAGGTGGAGGCGCGCTTCTCGCTGCCCGGCTCCGACGAGGAGCTCCAGGTGCGAGGCGAGGTGCTCCACGTGGGGCACGGCTCGCGCGGCTCGTCCGCGCACGTGCGCTTCCTGGAGCTATCGGCGGAGGCGGAGCTGCGCATCGCTCGTTACATCGACGAGATCGAGCTGGCGGAGTCCAAGGCACGAGGCGGAGCATGA
- a CDS encoding cytidine deaminase codes for MSANIPWEQLFEAAMKVRERAHAPYSRFPVGAAVLYDDGSVVTGCNVENSSYGLSACAERNALAAGVAQGHGRPVAVAIVVDTPTPCPPCGMCRQVMLEFAPKELPVRSRNLRGNEARYSLGELLPHAFTRDFL; via the coding sequence ATGAGCGCGAACATTCCCTGGGAGCAGTTGTTCGAGGCGGCGATGAAGGTGCGGGAGCGCGCGCATGCGCCGTACTCGCGCTTTCCGGTTGGCGCGGCGGTGCTGTACGACGATGGCTCGGTGGTGACGGGCTGCAACGTGGAGAACTCCTCCTACGGGTTGTCCGCGTGCGCCGAGCGCAACGCGCTGGCGGCCGGGGTGGCGCAGGGGCATGGCCGACCGGTGGCGGTGGCCATCGTGGTGGACACGCCCACGCCGTGCCCGCCGTGCGGCATGTGCCGGCAGGTGATGCTGGAGTTCGCCCCCAAGGAACTGCCGGTGCGCAGCCGCAACCTCCGGGGCAACGAGGCGCGCTACTCGCTCGGGGAGCTGCTGCCGCACGCCTTCACCCGCGATTTCCTCTGA
- a CDS encoding 5'-deoxyadenosine deaminase, with product MDLLLTNGTVVTMNREREVLADADVLIQDGRIARVGRNIRTRGAGLRVLDVAGKVVLPGLIHGHLHACQTLFRNRADGLELLDWLRERIWPFEAAHDADSMRASADLTFAELIRSGATAALDMGTVRHYDAVFESARDCGFRLTGGKAMMDAPDVPTSLHESTESSLAESLALLERWHGTQGGRLRYAFAPRFVLSCTDKLMREVGRLAREKGVRIHTHASENRTECDVVRERTGKGNVAYFHEVGFTGPHVTLAHCVWLAEEEQRLLRDTRTVVCHCPGSNLKLASGIAPVPELLDAGVSVCLGADGAPCNNNLDMFMEMRLAALLHKPRVGPRGMPPERVLEMATLGGARALGLEAELGSLEEGKRADITVVDLSGLHSTPSDPRDVFSPLVYAARSTDVVHVLIDGRLVLKDRTLITLDGASVASTARQQASRIAGRIRLAPGTSRVGAARTPSGPAASGESVGNHHR from the coding sequence GTGGATCTCCTCCTCACCAACGGCACCGTCGTGACCATGAACCGCGAGCGCGAGGTGCTCGCGGATGCCGATGTCCTCATCCAGGATGGGCGCATTGCCCGGGTGGGGCGGAACATCCGCACGAGGGGCGCGGGCCTGCGTGTCCTGGACGTGGCCGGCAAGGTGGTGTTGCCCGGGCTCATCCATGGCCACCTGCACGCCTGCCAGACGCTCTTCCGCAACCGGGCGGACGGGCTGGAACTGCTGGACTGGCTGCGCGAGCGCATCTGGCCCTTCGAGGCCGCGCACGACGCGGACTCCATGCGGGCCTCGGCGGATCTCACCTTCGCGGAGCTCATCCGCTCGGGGGCCACGGCGGCGCTCGACATGGGCACGGTGCGCCACTACGACGCCGTCTTCGAGTCGGCCCGGGACTGCGGCTTCCGGCTCACCGGTGGCAAGGCGATGATGGACGCGCCCGACGTGCCCACGAGCCTGCACGAGTCCACGGAGTCCTCGCTGGCGGAGAGCCTCGCCCTGCTGGAGCGCTGGCACGGGACCCAGGGAGGCAGGCTGCGGTATGCCTTCGCGCCGCGCTTCGTCCTCTCCTGCACGGACAAGCTGATGCGGGAGGTGGGGCGCCTGGCTCGGGAGAAGGGCGTGCGCATCCACACCCACGCCAGCGAGAACCGCACCGAGTGCGACGTGGTGCGCGAGCGCACCGGCAAGGGCAACGTGGCCTACTTCCACGAGGTGGGCTTCACCGGCCCGCACGTGACGTTGGCCCACTGCGTGTGGCTCGCGGAGGAGGAGCAGCGGTTGCTGCGGGACACGCGCACGGTGGTGTGCCACTGCCCCGGCTCCAACCTCAAGCTGGCCTCGGGCATCGCCCCGGTGCCCGAGCTGCTCGACGCGGGCGTGTCCGTGTGCCTCGGCGCGGATGGCGCGCCCTGCAACAACAACCTGGACATGTTCATGGAGATGCGGCTCGCGGCGCTGCTGCACAAGCCGCGGGTCGGCCCCCGGGGCATGCCGCCCGAGCGCGTGCTGGAGATGGCCACGCTCGGCGGAGCCCGGGCGCTCGGCCTGGAAGCCGAGCTGGGCTCGCTGGAGGAGGGCAAGCGCGCGGACATCACCGTGGTGGACCTCTCCGGCCTGCACTCCACCCCGTCGGACCCCCGGGACGTGTTCTCCCCGCTCGTCTACGCCGCCCGCTCCACGGACGTGGTGCACGTGCTCATCGACGGCAGGCTCGTCCTCAAGGACCGCACCCTCATCACCCTGGACGGGGCCTCCGTGGCATCGACCGCCCGCCAGCAGGCCTCGCGCATCGCCGGGCGGATCCGCCTGGCTCCGGGCACTTCACGGGTAGGGGCTGCTCGCACTCCGAGCGGACCAGCGGCTTCCGGGGAGTCGGTTGGCAATCATCACCGTTGA
- a CDS encoding PspA/IM30 family protein, with protein sequence MWPRFKRAMRSFFGFFVSSIEDPELILEQNIRDLNDQVPKMNESIAMVRANLTLLEKENAKYQQDIRDLTAKVKAAIQAGRDDLAAQYATKLQTERAALERNEQQLATAKQAYEKAMNLKKAFMREKDRKTQEAMNAIRDARRAQWQSKVADAMESFQVAGIDATHDEMLRKVQEKAAINEARMQMALESVDHQSVQIEEDAERLQAMDLVKQMKMEMGLDSPAPVSEVGAGPEKTIGKKVEIK encoded by the coding sequence ATGTGGCCACGCTTCAAGAGGGCAATGCGCAGCTTCTTCGGATTCTTCGTCTCCTCCATCGAGGATCCGGAGCTCATCCTCGAGCAGAACATCCGTGACCTGAACGATCAGGTCCCGAAGATGAACGAGTCCATCGCCATGGTGCGGGCGAACCTGACGCTCCTGGAGAAGGAGAACGCCAAGTACCAGCAGGACATCCGCGACCTGACGGCCAAGGTGAAGGCGGCCATCCAGGCGGGGCGTGACGACCTGGCGGCGCAGTACGCCACCAAGCTGCAGACGGAGAGGGCGGCGCTCGAGCGCAACGAGCAGCAGCTGGCCACCGCGAAGCAGGCGTACGAGAAGGCCATGAATCTGAAGAAGGCCTTCATGCGCGAGAAGGATCGCAAGACGCAGGAGGCGATGAACGCCATCCGCGACGCGCGCCGCGCGCAGTGGCAGTCCAAGGTGGCCGACGCCATGGAGTCCTTCCAGGTGGCCGGCATCGACGCCACGCACGACGAGATGCTGCGCAAGGTCCAGGAGAAGGCCGCCATCAACGAGGCGCGCATGCAGATGGCGCTCGAGTCGGTGGACCACCAGTCCGTGCAGATCGAGGAGGACGCCGAGCGCCTGCAGGCCATGGACCTGGTGAAGCAGATGAAGATGGAGATGGGTCTGGACAGCCCCGCGCCGGTGTCCGAGGTGGGCGCCGGTCCGGAGAAGACCATCGGCAAGAAGGTGGAGATCAAGTAG
- a CDS encoding ABC transporter substrate-binding protein — protein sequence MAVRRGPGLYPFLALCLLGAVYLVASRQGYLNRLQARFFPAAKEAVRLSPGDFPAGVAAPVADLASVPLRPTLIGFTARGSAAALLLATGGASTLDNPGAPPGAAQGVLKTAYAMDARAVVFATDEELRQALAVGAEHGGVDMAAISVDRLAAWLPSLRDAAPRTVMLVGRSRGQEALAAVGVPDLASLRGKRLGVYTSGASYYFSLWVLSRAGLRMTDVRWVDLPSTLDAGRALREGRADAVSGLWGDVELAARDRGGTVLATTADAPHLVATVLVARGDYAARYPDAVRRIIRGLLDAGASVQKEPGPAARLLGEVAPYLGDPTEAIRSAPPATLADNRAFFGLSGEAPVTYDELFQSASALYQKIRRTAVAPPAEDTRDLGALKYVSEARGP from the coding sequence ATGGCAGTGAGACGCGGACCCGGCCTCTATCCGTTCCTGGCGTTGTGTCTCCTGGGGGCGGTGTACCTGGTGGCCTCGAGGCAGGGCTACCTGAATCGCCTCCAGGCGCGCTTCTTCCCGGCGGCGAAGGAGGCCGTGCGCCTATCGCCGGGAGACTTCCCCGCGGGAGTGGCGGCCCCGGTGGCGGACCTGGCGTCGGTGCCGTTGCGGCCCACGCTGATCGGCTTCACCGCGCGCGGCTCGGCGGCGGCGCTGCTCCTGGCCACCGGTGGGGCCTCGACGTTGGACAACCCCGGGGCTCCTCCGGGCGCGGCGCAGGGTGTGCTGAAGACGGCGTACGCCATGGACGCGCGCGCCGTCGTCTTCGCCACCGACGAGGAGCTCCGGCAGGCGCTGGCGGTGGGCGCGGAGCATGGTGGGGTGGACATGGCGGCCATTTCGGTGGACCGGCTGGCCGCCTGGCTGCCGTCGTTGCGAGACGCGGCGCCCCGCACGGTGATGCTGGTGGGGCGCAGCCGCGGCCAGGAGGCGCTGGCGGCGGTGGGCGTGCCGGACCTGGCCTCGCTGCGCGGCAAGCGGCTGGGCGTGTACACCTCGGGCGCCTCGTACTACTTCTCACTGTGGGTGCTGTCGCGCGCGGGCCTGCGCATGACGGACGTGCGGTGGGTGGATCTTCCCTCCACGCTGGACGCGGGCCGGGCGCTGCGCGAGGGCAGGGCGGACGCGGTGTCGGGATTGTGGGGTGACGTGGAACTGGCCGCTCGGGATCGGGGGGGCACGGTGCTGGCCACCACGGCGGACGCGCCGCACCTGGTGGCCACGGTGCTGGTGGCCCGGGGTGACTACGCCGCGCGCTACCCGGACGCGGTCCGCCGGATCATCCGTGGCCTGTTGGATGCCGGCGCCAGCGTCCAGAAGGAGCCAGGGCCCGCGGCGCGGCTGTTGGGCGAGGTGGCTCCCTACCTGGGAGATCCCACGGAGGCCATCCGCAGCGCGCCCCCGGCGACACTGGCGGACAATCGGGCCTTCTTCGGACTTTCCGGCGAGGCGCCCGTCACCTATGACGAGCTCTTCCAGAGCGCCTCGGCGCTCTACCAGAAGATCAGGCGCACGGCGGTGGCTCCGCCGGCCGAGGACACCCGCGACCTCGGCGCGCTGAAATACGTGTCGGAGGCGCGAGGGCCCTGA